The Streptomyces sp. R28 region TACGCGCAGGGCGCCGCGGCCGTTCAAACGCCCGGCGCCTGCGGTGCGGATCGGAGGCGTGTCTGAGCTGCCCGGCTGTGACGCGGCCCCCGACTTCCGCGCGGTTGCCCGGGTTGGTTCGGTGCGCGGGATAGCGGGCCCGCAGTATGGGTATTCCCCCGATCAGGGGGGCGAGCGAGTTGACTCGAAGACCGCTGCACCGTACTTGGGCAGGGCTCACCCGCTGGACGGCCGCGGTGATCGTGCTCACCGGAGCCACCGCGCTGTCCGCCTTGGCCACCGGGGCGGGCTCGCTGTGGATCGCGGTCGTGCCCGGGCTCGCCCTGTCGATCGCGGGGCTCGTCGCCCAGGTGCTGGTCGACAACAGGAACAGCGCCGGGAACCAGCCGGTTTGGACGGGACACCGGCCGCCCTATCCGGGCCTGGAGGCGTTCACCGACGACGACGCCGCCGTGTTCTTCGGCCGCGGCGCCGAGACCGACGAGTTGACCGACCGGCTCCATCCCGCCGTTCGCGGGTCCAGGCGGCAGTTCGTCGCCGTCGTCGGCCCCTCGGGCAGCGGCAAGTCGTCCCTCGTGCAGGCCGGTCTCGTCCCGGCCCTTTCCCGGCGCCGTACCGCCTGGCTGGTGCTTCCGCCGCTGAGGCCGGGTGGCCACCCTCTGCGCAGTCTGGCCCAGGCGCTCGCCGCCTCATCCTTAGCCGCCTCTGCAGGCGCCAGGCCCTCGGCAGTCGAAGAACAGCTGCGAGACGGAGGTGCCGAGGAGCTTGTGCGGTTGGTGGACGAGTTGCGGGTGTCCGGCCGCCGACGGGGTGCCGCAGCTGTCCTCCTGGTCGTGGACCAGTTCGAGGAGCTGTTCACCCAGACCGCCCCAGCAGCGCGCGAGGGGTTCCTCAGTCTGCTGCAGGCCACGTTGGAACGCGATCCCGCTCTCTGGGTAGTGGCCACTTTGCGGTCGGAGTTCCTGACTCCGCTGCTGGCGTCGTCCTTCGCCCCCTTCGTACAGCGGCCGGTGATGGTGGGCGTCCTGGGCAGGGACGCGCTCGGGCAGATCGTCGAGGAGCCGGCCGCGCTCGCCGGCCTGCGCTTCTCCCCCGGGGTAGTGGCCCGGATCGTCGATGACACCGGCAGCGGTGATGCTCTGCCACTGCTCGCCTTCACGCTCCAGCAGCTCTTTCTGCGCGTGCGCGACAGCGGCGTCGTAAGGCGCGAGGACTACGACCGGCTCGGCGGGGTCAGCGGCGCGCTCGTCCGGCAGGCCGAGAACGTGTGTGCGGAACTGGGCGCCCGAGGGATCGACGAACCCGACATCCTGGGTGTCGTCTCCCGGTTCGTGACCCTCGACGGCAGTGAACCCACCCGGCGTCGTGTGCGGCGCGAGGCCTTCGGCCCGGCCGAACTGGAAGTCGTGGACGCCTTTGTGGAGGCGAGGCTGCTCACCACCCGGCCCGGTGACGGCGGGGTCGTCGTGGATGTCGCCCACGAAGCGCTGTTTCGCCACTGGGCCCCGCTGCGTCAGGACCTCGAAGCGCGGACCGACCAACTGCGCAGACGGTCCCAGGTGGAGCGCTGGGCCCAGGAGTGGGATCGCAGCCGGCGCGACCGCAGCCATCTGTTGCGGGACGAGCGTCTGCGAGCCGTGATGCGCTGGCTGGACGAGCAGCCCGGGCTGTGGGAGGAGGGCTCACTGGCGTACGAGTTCCTGGAGACCTCGCGCCGCAACGACAATGCCTGGCTGGAACGGTTGTCCGACGCGGTGGCGCAGCAGGCGCGCCTCACCACGGAGGTCGACCCGGAGCTGGCGCTGCTGCTGGCCGTCGCCGCCGTGGAGGAGTGCGCCCCGCGGGCCGCCGCGTTCGAGGCGCTCCATGCGGCGCTGGAGGCGTCCCGGCAGCGTGCTGTCCTCACCGGGCACACCGGGTGGGTGTGGGACGTCGTCTGGTCTCCGGACGGGCGTCGGCTGCTCTCCGTGTCTCACGACCACACCGCACGGGTGTGGGACGTGGAGCGGGGTGAGCAGACACGCGTGCTCCAGGGGCACTCGCGGCAGGTCGAGGCCGCGGCCTGGGCACCGGACGGCAGCGCGGTCGTGACGGCGAGTCAGGACGGAACCGCCCGCGTCTGGGACGCCACCACGGGCGAGGAACTCGCCGTACTCCTCGGCCACGAGCACCGTCTGACCTCGGTGGCCTGGTCACCCGCCGGTGATGCCGTGGCCACCGGCGCACGCGATCACACGGTGCGTCTTTGGGACCCGCGCACCGGGGAGTGCGCGGCACTGCTGGCCGGGCATCAGGACTGGGTGACGTCGGTGCGTTTCTCCCCCGACGGCACCCGCCTCGCCACGGCTTCGGGCGACCGCACGGTGCGCCTGTGGGACCTGTCGGCGCTTGGTTCGGACGCGGTGGCCACCGAGCTGACCGGACATCGCGGCTGGATCGACGCGGTGGACTGGTCACCTGACGGGACCCGCCTGGTGACTGGATCCCGCGACCGCACCGCACGGATGTGGGACGCGGCCGACGGTCAACAGCGGCTGGTCATGCACGGCCATCGACGAGACCTCACCGCTGTGACGTGGTCGCCGGACGGGAACCGCCTCGCCACCGCTTCGCGGGATGCCACCGCCCGATTGTGGAGCGCCGACGACGGCGCCGCCCGTCTGGTGCTGCGCGGACACAAGGATTGGGTGACGGCAGCCGGGTGGTCTCCGGACAGTGGTCGCATCGCCACTGCTTCCCGGGACGCGACCATCCGGTTGTGGGACGCCCGGCCCAGCTCCGAACGGCTGCTCCTGTCGGATCACACCGGGTGGGTGCGCACCGTGTCCTGGTCTCCGGACTCCACCGCGCTGGCTACTGGTTCCCGTGATGCGACCGCCCGGATCTGGGACGCCCGCACCGGTGTGCAGACACAGCTGTTGCACCACGAAGGTGAGGTGCGTGGCTGCCACTGGTCGCCCGACGGGGGGCTCCTCGTCACCAGCTCGTACGACCACACCGTGCGGGTCTGGGACGTGGGCACCGGAGCCGTTCGGCTCATACTGACGGGACATCAGGAGGGGGTGCGCAGAGCTCTGTTCAGTCCCGACGGTGGCCGCATCGCCAGCTGCGGCCGGGACGACACGGTGCGGGTGTGGGATCTCGGCTCGGGCGAACCGCTCATGGTCCTCGAAGGGCACGAGGCGATGGTGCGTTCCCTGGTGTGGTCGCCCGACGGACGCCATCTGCTCAGTGGCTCGAACGATGCGACGGCCAGGGTGTGGCGGGTCGAGGACGGAACGCGGA contains the following coding sequences:
- a CDS encoding AAA family ATPase, with the protein product MTRRPLHRTWAGLTRWTAAVIVLTGATALSALATGAGSLWIAVVPGLALSIAGLVAQVLVDNRNSAGNQPVWTGHRPPYPGLEAFTDDDAAVFFGRGAETDELTDRLHPAVRGSRRQFVAVVGPSGSGKSSLVQAGLVPALSRRRTAWLVLPPLRPGGHPLRSLAQALAASSLAASAGARPSAVEEQLRDGGAEELVRLVDELRVSGRRRGAAAVLLVVDQFEELFTQTAPAAREGFLSLLQATLERDPALWVVATLRSEFLTPLLASSFAPFVQRPVMVGVLGRDALGQIVEEPAALAGLRFSPGVVARIVDDTGSGDALPLLAFTLQQLFLRVRDSGVVRREDYDRLGGVSGALVRQAENVCAELGARGIDEPDILGVVSRFVTLDGSEPTRRRVRREAFGPAELEVVDAFVEARLLTTRPGDGGVVVDVAHEALFRHWAPLRQDLEARTDQLRRRSQVERWAQEWDRSRRDRSHLLRDERLRAVMRWLDEQPGLWEEGSLAYEFLETSRRNDNAWLERLSDAVAQQARLTTEVDPELALLLAVAAVEECAPRAAAFEALHAALEASRQRAVLTGHTGWVWDVVWSPDGRRLLSVSHDHTARVWDVERGEQTRVLQGHSRQVEAAAWAPDGSAVVTASQDGTARVWDATTGEELAVLLGHEHRLTSVAWSPAGDAVATGARDHTVRLWDPRTGECAALLAGHQDWVTSVRFSPDGTRLATASGDRTVRLWDLSALGSDAVATELTGHRGWIDAVDWSPDGTRLVTGSRDRTARMWDAADGQQRLVMHGHRRDLTAVTWSPDGNRLATASRDATARLWSADDGAARLVLRGHKDWVTAAGWSPDSGRIATASRDATIRLWDARPSSERLLLSDHTGWVRTVSWSPDSTALATGSRDATARIWDARTGVQTQLLHHEGEVRGCHWSPDGGLLVTSSYDHTVRVWDVGTGAVRLILTGHQEGVRRALFSPDGGRIASCGRDDTVRVWDLGSGEPLMVLEGHEAMVRSLVWSPDGRHLLSGSNDATARVWRVEDGTRIATLDAHDDAVNAVGWSPDGRLMTTASRDRTVRVWRLPEQWAQPPELVHLLQQEDVVRDLAWSPCGTRLALAYDDCTARIWHLAEEVELAVLRGHEAWVEGVGWSADGAQLATASGDGTARVWPAVRDKAALLAIAHSRVSRSLTAQERHRFLLPETG